TAATATCTTCCAAGAAGTGATCTTTGAACACTGCTCGCTTGGCTTTGAAGTGACTTGAAGGTGAAGGTTTCATATCCTAGCGTGGGTGCCCCGGGGGATCTGGTTTTCGGTTCATTCCACTCTCCCCCTGCTGAACTCCCACACTTCTCTCTCTCATCCCAAGCTTCTGGGTTTCGTAGCATCTGGCCAGCCTCTTCACCCCCCTTGCTTCCCTGTCTCCTGCAGGCTTAAATGGGGTTTGGATAGCATCTGTTGCTGCATGCTCTGATGCTGCTCTAACAATGTCACTGTGAAATATTTACTGCAATAGATTTGGAAAGCCCTGGGCTGTCAGTGGAGGTGCTTCGGTGGGTGCTTTAGGGAAACTCCCATCTCAGCACAAGGACGAGCAAGTTCCCCCAGGTGGAATGACCTTGCTGAGAACAGCACACCTGAGAGATGcagctgaaatacatttttgaatCACAgccaaaattcagattttatttggGCTGAATAACCCTCTAAGGTATTCCCCTCTGCTGATGATGTGGGGAATCTCTGATGTCTGTGTCCTTATTGTCAGTGCCCTGTTTAATTTCCTGCGGTTAGTTGGGATGAGTGTAATCCCTAGGAGTATAAAGCCTGGTGCCACCAAGCAGCAGTAAAGGGGaatgttgctttttctctcctgagTAACATGACCTGACCATCACTTTGTGGGCACAGGGGTAGTGACTTCTCTTAAGGGGAAATTGGTAAAAAGAGCCCCTGCTGTGGCCACATCTGGCCTGAGTGAGTCACCTCTGTgtttgctgctgccagggctccaccagcCACCATGAGGGGAGCAAAGAGACCTCAGAGGTCGGCAGGTCGGAGGTGAAAGGCAAGAAGTCCTCAAGCCATGGCAGCAgccacaagggaaaaaagacgGGAAGCGGGAAAAGCTCAGTTGGCTTCAGCTCAGCTTCATCCAGCGGGACCTTCCAGCCTGCAGGTAAGGGGTGAAGGAGAagcaagagaggaagagagaatgGGGgtgatgttttgctttgccCCTCTTTGATATCTCTGTGCCTGCAAAGGTACCCATTCACCAGCTAGTGCTGGGAAACTTTGCTGATGGCTATTTTTTTAACCCCttgaagagaaagggaaaagtctTATTGCTACTAACTCCGTGCACAGAGGGAAGAAGTGAGTCAGATGAGTGTTACAGCTTCCCTCCCATGCAGGCCTGCTGCACTGCAAGGAAAATCAGATCCAGATGTCTGagcggggggaggagggaagggataCTGTGCACAGGCAATATGGGCAgcacctgccctctcctccgTAGGTGGTACTGTCTGCAGCAGTGTTTTAAGGAGTACTAGTGGAGAGATCTGAGCCAAAACCCGATATCGAGGCTCCCCCGAGCTTTGAGTCAAAGCCTTGCAGGGCTCCCATCTGCTCTGACCTTGCTCAGCTCTTTTTTGAGCTGTTGTCACAACGGCTGCCATGTTTCATCTCCTGGCACCCTAATCGGGGCTGGAGGGACAGTGCTGATGCAGGGCCTGGGGGAACAGAGAAGTGCACGTTTGGATGGGATGAAGCTGCTGGTGTGCACCTCTTGTGCTTGCTGGAGACCGTCAGagcagcggggtgggggggagcagggctggaaggTAACAAAGGTGTCCTTCAGCTCAGTAACTAGGCTGGGCCAGAGGACCTGCATTGTGACCATGCTCCTGTTGCCTTAGGGGCTGAGTTACTGCCACCATGAGCCTTCCTATATCTGCTTCCCCTCTGCTTCCCCCAGGTACCTCCTGCAGCAACTTGCAGTGCTCCCAGGACTTTGTGACATTTCCCAAGCTTGAGCAGGACGACGAGAAGTACCGGAAGCCggtctcttcctcttcttcttcccacTGCTCCCCTCTGTATGAAGGCCAGAAGGGGGACATCTTCGAGCAGAAGGTGATCTTCTCAGGCTTTGGATCCATCATGCGCTTCTCCACCTCTGCGGTGAGCCAGCAGAGAGGCCGTGATGCTTCCCCTGTGGACTACAAAGCCTCAAACCCCGTCAGCGGCCCTTCGGTGGGGAGCAGCGGGGCCAgtggtagcagcagcagccacaagcGCATGCCATCCCTCAGtatggaggagggagaagtgctgaaggaaaagaagcacAAGGGTAGCAAGAAGAACAAACATGGGCCTGGCAGGCCGAAAGGGGGCAAAAGCAAAGAGATTTTGGGTGCCCAGCTGGCTGGGTCCACGTCCACTTCCTCGTCACCCTTCTCCGGAGGCTCTCTTGTTAGCTCCAGCATTGGCAACTCTTCCCGGTCCTTCAGCCACACGGGGAATCTGCCCAGCCTCAGCATGGAGTCCCCGCTGCTGGGTTCAGGTATGTTTCCCCTTAGGGCTCCGGGTGTGCACAgttcctcccagccctgctgtctTTTTCCTCACATTTGGCTGGTGTCTGGACCTGCCTGCGCAGAGTCCAGTCCCTTTAATTCAGTCCCAGGAGCTATAAAAAAACACATCTGGGTCTCCCCTTTCCATTTTGGCCTTCATCCTAGAATCTCCTCCAGGACAGCTTCTCTACCATTGGAGCTGGGCTGCAGACCTGAGCTGGGGGGCATTTCAAACCCTTTTTGCTCAAGTGCTGGAAAACTTGGGCTAGCCAGAGCTTAATTTCCAGAGCGATAGAGAGGGATATTCACAGGCCAAACTGGAACAACCACAGTCTGACCCCAAATGAGGGACTCTCATAAGTGGTTCAAGTttaacccctcttttaaaagcaaaacctctCATCCTGGTCTTACCACATCGACATAGGGTTGGGAGACTGGCACACCATTAACTCTGCTGAGAGGCTTACAGCTGTTCCCAGCCTCAGTCCCCTTCGCTGGCCTGGCAGGGATGAGGGCAGCCAGGACACGTGGCAGGAAGGGGTtaaggcagcaggcagaggaggggcCTGCTGCTCAGGGTTGAGGTTTGACACTGTTCTGGCAGCAGAACTTGTCATCGGTCTATTGTGGGTTGTTTGCAGATGCTCCAATTTAGGTCAGATTGCAAGGGCGGGGAGGAGGTACAATTTTGTTGTGTGTGCCTGGGAGCCCTGGCCCATTTGCACTGCctgagaggggagaggagctgcaAGAATTGATGCAAATTCCATAATCATAACCCTAGGCCAATTTTGGTTTTTGCCTCCCCCTGGAACAACAAAGGGATGTttcaaagaggaggaggaggaggctgccaGGCCCcgctctcctgcctgcttgttCTCCCATTCTTCTCTTGCGGAGAGAAGTTGGCAGGGCTCTGAAGGACCCAGCTTTGGGCACTGCCTCTGCCGCACGCCTGAGCCAAGGGGAAGTCAGACGGGTCCCCTCGCTCGGCAGCAGCTCTCTCCTCACCCTTTCTTCCTCATTTATCTGTCTGTGCCCCACCGTGGTCCCTGGGCATCACGGAAGGGGACAGATTAGCTCAGCAAGAGTGTGGTCTCTTGACTAGCACGGGCAGCGGAGAGTGGGACTCTCCGAGTCCACTGCCCACTTCTGCCACTGACTTGTGCCTTCGGTGAGTCACTTTATGGTGTGATTTCTCTGATGGATTGCATCGGGGTGCAGGGAGCAAACAAGAGGGGGGCAGGGGCAAGGCTGGAATATTGTGTGATATCTTTTGATAGACGGATTGTGGGCTTTGACCACCCTTGCTGCATGCCAGGCCGTGAGATGCTCAAGTGCATGTTACACTTGGTCTTGTGCATTGGTGCCACCCTTCCTTTCTGAGGTCAAGCCCTGTAGAAAACCAGCTGCTTCCAGGCCAtcagaggggagcagaggggagcagaggggagcGTGGCTCTCTAACACATCTCCTCCCCTTGCAGGGATCTACACCAGTAACAAGGACCCTATTTCCCACGGGGGCGGAGTGCTCCGAGCTGTGTGCAGTACACCCCTCTCTTCCAGCCTGCTGGCACACCAGGGTACGTCGTCTCTCCCACAGCTCAACCGGTCTCCCTTTGCTAGCACCAtcccagcttcctcctcctcggtCTCCACCACGCAGGTAAGAACACCAGGACCAGGAGAGGGACTGTAGTTCAGGAGAGCATTGGATAGAGCAGTCActggcagagcagggccagTCTGTGGGCACAGAGGAGTTGCTTTTTCCACTTGGGAACAGCTACTCTTCCTTCAGTTTGGAGGAGAGCTGCCAACTGCAGCTTCCCTTAGAGTCAGAAGAAGGATACAGGCAGCTTTGCATCACAGCCCAATCAGCCTGTTGCGGGGTGGGAGGAATTGCAACCTGAAAGGATGCATTGCTTTCCACTGACTGTGAGGAGAGCACAGACAGCGCTCAGGTAGCAGAGGCCTGGCTGTCGGCACGTGCTGTGCCCTGTGCTGCTCGTCCCCTGCTGCTCGGCTGGATCCTGCCAccagtgccagccctgccttCACCCTGCGGCACAGATAACGTGGTGGGAGGGCTCGTACGTCCCAGCTGGGTGGGCTGTGCATGTGCCAGGAGACAGAGCCTTGTCCTGTGTTGGGAGCTCACTGTGAAAGGTGTTTTACATGGAGGAGAGAGTTAGTTTTACAGCCTCAGTGTTAGCATGGCTCATTCAGACCTCTTGGCTCTGAGACGGGGCTGGGAAGATTTCAACTGTCTAGTGAGACTTCCAAGGAGATATTTTTAACGCTCGCTCTCATGACCAAGTTGGGCTCAAAAGTCGGGAGGAGATGCAATAATGTTACTGCGTTTTTGAGAagtaatttctctctctctccctccttgttTTGCCATGTAGGTGTTCTCGCTGGCAGGTTCAACATTCAGCCTCCCTTCCTCACATATTTTTGGAAGCCCCCTCACATCTGGGCTATCAATCAATCCACTCTTAAATCAGTCGGAAAGCAGCCGGGCAGGTACGTGAATCAGAAGGTATGTGAGTTTGGACTTCCAAAGGGGTCTCCCTGGAAGAGTCGAGACAACTGCATCCATAGTTCtccagctgccctccctgctTGCTCCCGTCCCACGCGTGTGAGAGCCAGGGGCTAGGAGAGAGGGACAGTGGCTTtttccccagggcagggggtgcttGTGTTAGCCTTAAGTGCTCGCCTGCAGTCCTGCAAAAGCGTATCTGCTGGCGTGTCCACCGGATTATGTGTGTCCCTGGACATATGCTAGAAAAGTGCAAGAATGTAAGTCCTTCCCTACAGAAATTTGTTGTCTTTTTACGCACTAAAGCTGTGCAAACctcttgaaaaatacttttgcttgctcaaaataagttaaaagattttgttggggttttgttttctgtttggttttggttttttgtttttaaatgagtgCTATCTCACACTCTTAATTTTcatcttccatttctgttttgagTTACTTTCTGCCCTTCCCCTTTGGCTTTGTCATGAATGCAACAAAATCCACTGTTTTCAACTTCCAAACGTGAAAGTGCCAACCCTGAATTACTTACAACTGCTCATTTTTTCCCACCAAGGCAAATccatttttcttggaaaattgCCTGGTTAATAAACAGGAAACTTGAAGCATCGtaagattttttgtttggttggttggtttgtttttttcttcccataacAGAGTGGgcctgatttttgttttgcaccAGTAGTTAAACAAAAGCACCCTCCTGATTTTCAGATGTTGCAGTTAGTGGTGCAACTGTCTCGTGCTCCCCTAGCCCAGAAACGTTGGCAGCTCAGCATGCTGGATGCTGAACTCCTGCGAGGTAACACTCTGCCCAGCGTCACGCTGAGCGACCCGCACTTTAAAGCTCACAGTCCTCGTTAGAGGTGGCTCTGAGGTCTCCGGATGATCCCACACCAGCGTGCCCTTATTTGCCTTTACAAGCATGCATGCCTGCATGTAAAGCATGAGTGAACACGTATGCTTACTTGTGACCTTCGCAAGCCCGTGGAAGGTGCCCGCCTGTGTCTCCGTGTGTCACTGGCAGCGTTTTGTGTCGTGCCCCGCCGGCGGCGTGCACTTGCCTGAGTGCAACAGGAAGGTAACGGTGCAGCTGACCTCAGCGGGAGTCGGGGCCGTTGCATGGGAGCTGTGAGTCAGGAGTGATTCAGTTACCTGGAATTAAGGAAAGAATGGGATGATTCAAAGAGATATTTTTCCCTCACGGCGATCGACAAGAGAGAGATGACCCGCTGCCACTTCCCCTTTGCTGTTATTTTGGCAAGGTGCTGACAGGAGAAGGAAGCGAGTCAACTGTCAGGAATAGCCCTGTGGTTCAGGCACAACACGGGGGCTCGGCAGTCTGGGTTCTGTTCCAGCCCTGCGGCTGCTAATGAGTGAATCATGCAGGCAAAATCCAACATACAGAGCGCTCAAAAAAGGTCTGATCCTTAGTTTCCATTTCCAAgattgttctttttgtttgactGGGATCTTAGAAGCTTCGGGACATGTTTCTTCCAGTTCCAGGCAGCCTTCAGAACAGCTCCTGGCTCTTGTCGTGTTTAACGTTTGTCCATCGCTATCTCCTCCTGCTGGAGCTAGTGACCCAGAGGCTCTTAAGccaaattcacttttttttccagggggATTAATTAACATACATTAAGCCTCCTGTGTGGGGCCATTTTCACTTAAAAGTGTGGTGACTGCTTTAATCCTGTGTTGTTAACAGGGTGGTTGTGAAGTTTTAAGTAATCCTGCCTTGTCTTTAATTCAGATTACCCTTCCTGAGCGTGCCTGTGTAGAGATATCCTGCGGAGATGTAGCTTTCATTGCAGTAATATTTGAGCTCGTTGCAGTTTTAATGCGATGTAGGGAAATGGCGTTACCCTGTCTTACAGATGGAGGAACTGAGAAACTGTTGTCACTGATGCAGGTTGATACAAGGGTGCCTTTGGCAGTACAAAAAGTCTGATTCTTATCTTCCCACTCCCTTAGCTACTGTCTAGTTCTTCCTCCCACGGCTTGTCCTGGATCCTGCCTCATTACGATGACAGGgcaaatatatttatcttctgTAGTTGTCTTCGAGCCTCTTTTTCATACTTGCTGCTTTGGAAAGTGCTGTCTCTGTGTGATAACTCAGTCATCCGCCCATTCTGTAGACAACAGGGTGGTGTTGGCCAGGAGATAATTGAATATGGAGTCTGGTACTGTTTCAGAAAACCGGaatcgtgtgtgtgtgtgtgtgtgtgtgtgtgtgtgtgtgtatgtgtgtgtgcacaacctccctgggctgcaagCAAACAACGCGACAGtaacaggcaggcaggcagagcttAGCTGAATGTTTATTTGGTTGCAAGTGAAAAATGTTGTGGCAAAGCTGCACGCGGTGGGCTGTGGATATTTTTCAAAGGGTTTAGGTGGTCCTCGGATGGAAATGATACTGAGAAGCGCTGCCGTGGTCCGACTGTTCCCAGCCTTCTGGTGGCTGATCCTGGGTTGGAGGATTTAGGAAGATTTCATGCCTTGTGGTGCCCACAAAATGAATTTGTCTCCACGTGATGCCTTATGCTAGGAGACTGCTGTTGACTGGCAACTGCTGGTCACCTCCAGAAAGCGGTGGCTTCTCCCCAGAAGGGTGGGCCGGTTGTAACTGATGGCCAGGAGGACATTCCCATGGGGATGAAGGAAGGAGCGAGGATCCCACTCATACCTGTCTGTAAGAGCTGCTGAACAACAGCTGCGTTTGCTTGTTCTCAGCAGTAGAATATACTGCTAATAACTAATGCCCTGCTCAGGGCATTACACTGTAAATCACAGTGTTCCCTGCAGGAGACTTCCTGGATTCTTGCACATAAGAAACGTCTCTTATTGTGTGAAGAAGAGGAGGGGCGAGTCAGCCAGCTGGTGCAGGCTGTACTCACAACATCTGACACGTCCCAGGGCGAAGGGAACGTGTGTTTATGGGGCTGGCAGGCTCTGGGGATGGAAAGCAAATGGCAGATAAATATACTTCACTTCTTGATTTCCCTTTGGGTGGGAGATATCCTGCACATGTGCACATGCACAGCGGTTCCGTCCCCAGCACTGCGGTGTCCCAGCTCCCTGGGACGGAGGGGTGGCTATGGGGGTAGCTTCTGGGCGCCGAAGGAGCCCTTTGGAAAGGAGCTGAGCATCTGGAAACCTTGGAGGACCCCAGCTGAGTTTTGGGAAAGGATCCGGGAGGCTGCAGTAGCACTTAGGAGAGCTGAGCGAGGCTTTGCGCAGCACTGATTCATCCTTGCAGGCTCAGCAAAGCAAGTGGCCGCTTTTACGGCTAAAGGAGAAGCTTCTTTCTGCTCATCCCGGCGGCTTTGCGCGGCTGGGGAGGGAAgcgggctggggcagcccagcTCCCCGCGGCCCCGGGCTTGCACCGCCAGGACGATTTGGCTCTTGCCATTAGAAGGGGGGTGGGTGTCGCGTCGGTGACCTTCGCAGGGTGACACCAAGCCCCCCCACCCGGTCCCGGGGTGACACGCAGTGACACGCAGCCCCTCccccggcgggcggggccgTTATGCAATGCCGGGGCCCGGCGCTGCTCGGTGCTCCCATCTAGCGGGGAgcggccccgctgcccgccgccggcggAGCCGCGCACCTGCAGGGCCGGCCGCCGCTGAACGCCGTGCCtctctgtccccctccccacgcaGAGCCTGACCTGGAAGACTGCAGTTTTGGCTGCCGAGGGACGTCGCCCCAGGAGAGTCTCTCTTCCATGTGAGTGTCCTTCAGGAGTCCTCCCCTGCCGCCGGGCACCGGGGTGCCTCCGCATCCGCACGGCCGTACCCCGGGGAGCCGTGGGATGACACAGCAAGGACAGGGAAGGAGGCTGGGGGAAGTAGAGGCAGCgccttccctcctccttggGGCTGCGGGTgggatgggaggggaggaggaggcaggttTGCTTTTCCAATCCGAGCCGGAGGGCAATCCTGAAGTGGAGCTGAAGAGACTGAGGCTGGGAGGGATGCGGCCGCTCCCAGCGTGCGGCAGAGGAGATGTGGGGAAAAAGGAGCAGAGGAGTGCAGGTGCAGCCTAGGGAAGCATCCCTGACATCTCACCAACCCTTCCCCAGGTCCCCCATCAGCAGCCTGCCGACCCTCTTCGACCAGACAGTGTCCTGTAGCAGCAGTGGGCAGCTGGAGAATGTTCCCCAGGCTACCCCAAACATCGAGCAGCTCCTGGAGAAGCAGGGCAATGGGGAAGCCGGCGTAAACAGTGAGTCACTCGGGGTATGGGCTGTGGGAGGAGGGGTCCTTGTGCATGGTTGTGGGGGAGCCAGCTGGGATTTTTGCCCACAGGCAAAGGAGCTGGGTAGAGGACAAAGCACTGGTCTGTGCCGTGGGGAGTAGCTGGCAGTGGGACTGTGGTCTGGGGCCAGTCTCCTCCCCCAGTGTGGTCTAATTGTGGTACCTCCTGTGGATCCCCTTGTCCTCTTTCCTCCGTCCCCTGTTCTCTCCCCGACCctgtcccccttccccccttccgTTCCCTGCAGTTGTAGAAATGCTCAAAGCCCTGCACTCGCTGCAGAAGGAGAACCAGCGGCTCCAGGAGCAGATCATGACGCTGACGGCCAAGAAGGAGCGTTTGCAGCTCCTCAACGTCCAGCTCTCTGTCCCTTTCCCCGTGGTGACCAGCAGCAACGGTCCAGGCAGCCAGGCCCAGTACATCCTGCCTCCTAATGGTGAGGGGACTGGTGGGATGCATTACCCTGTGCCCTTCCATAGTGGTGCCCTggcatggggaggagggggtcGCGGTGGGGAGAATCTGACCCATTTATCCCTCTGTAGCCACTGGCACTGTGCACTGTCCCTTGCTATTGCTGTGGCAATGTCAGGCACCACCCCTGACGCTGCATCCCCACTTCTCTCCTCCGTACAGTCTGCAACAACGACTCCTTGAGCATCAGCAAGAGCCCCCCATGCAAGAACAGCTTTGGGATCGAGAACTCACTCTCCACTTCGTCTGAGGTACACTGCCACCACATCCGCCAgccagctggggaagggacTCAGGGAGGGAACAGAGCAGTGCAGTCCCGGTACTCTGACTTGATATCCAGCTCATAAAGCCTCGTAGTCCAGGCCCAGAAATCAGGTTTCTTTCTCTGGAGCGCCCGTTCTTCAGTTCATCTCAGTGCTGAGGGTCGGAGTAGAGTAGCTGAGGCTGGGAGCGTGAAGCGAGGATGCTTCTAGGTTACTCTGGCCGCACTTCTAGAGATCCAGCAAAGCATATCTTGAGTTCTGGGACGCCTCTGAGCATACACCTGCACTTGCACTCACAGccccccttcccacctccagctcctgcccaaAGTACCCTTGGAGCTGAGCTGACCTTTCACAAGCTGCCCCAGTCCGATGCTCTTATGTCCGTTTCTCCCCCAGGACCCTCATTCAGGTTgccccagcaggagcagctcttCCCTGTCCTTCCACAGCACTCCTCCGCCCCTgcccatgctgcagcagagtCCTGCCTCGCTACCCCTGCCTGGGGTGCAGCAGGTGAATGGCCTGGCCAGGGTGGCAGGCAGCGGGCTGGGGGGAGGCACCACTGCCAGCCACAGCCTCTCCACGGTGCCCATGGTGGACGGCCTGATGGGGACCCTGGCAGGAGGCCAGCAGATGCCCATCAACGGGATCCTGGGGAATCTGAACGGAGCTCAGGCCGCCCAGCCTCCGAGCGCGCTGACGCAGGCGAGCGGGCCTCCGACCTTGCAGCTCTCCACCAGCCTGAGCAGGTGAGGATGGGGAGCTCGCGGGGACAGCCCTGCCCTCTCCAGCAGAAGCTTAGCaccgggagggagggaggcccTGTGTATGCAGGACCAAGACGGGCTGCACTGAcattccctgccctgctccccttGCAGCATGCCCAGTCTGAGTCCCCTGACAGAGCAGCAGCGGCACGTCTTGCACCAACACgaacagcagctccagcagcttcaGCAGCTCCTGACTTCCCAGCCGCTTAATCCGGTAAGTGTGCCTGCTGGCACCTTTTATCTGATGAGCTCTTTAATGGGAAAGCCTCCgagcagagagaaaaacttAGGGCTCCCTCCTTCACATGAATCCCCTGCCCACAGGGCTGCAAGAATCACGTGCCTTTTCCTTGGCTCCAGGCTGCTGTGGGTGGAGTGAGGAGAAAAGCTTTAGGCAGGAAGGTGCGGCACCTcctggagggagggagatggGGATTTGAACTTTTTCAGTACAAAGGCAAAAATTTAATCTGGGTTTCCCACATCCTGAGGGTGTGAGACCGTGGTAACGCTAAGCCACCGTAACATCAGGAGTGCTGTTATCTCCTCCAGCCATCTTTGAATGCAAATCGTGTCTGTTCCTGCTGCCAGGAGCACACTGGTCTCTAGGCTTGCAGATGTTCTGAGGCCCGAAGAGGAACTCGCCTGAGGACACTATTTGAGTTTAGAAGGAGATAAGCACCAAATTCCGTAGTCCTGAGGCAGGTGAGCCATGTCTGGGCACATTGACATGGAGCACTGGAGATGCCAGGGGGACTGTGTAGGTGGCTGAGGACTTCGGGGTCAGAAGAAGGATCAGGCAGCTGTGTTGAGGATCTTGGCTCTCTGCCTGCACCCTCTTGGGTAAAACAGCAGCCCCGTGCCAGGCTGTTATGGGAATGGCTGCACCGATAGATGGTAAACAAGCCGCTGAGTGTGTAAGAACCGCATTCGCTTGCCCTGCAGAAACCTCTGTGGTGTCCCTCCCCTGCGGTGGAGTTGCATGGGAGTGCTAACAGTTCCCGTCAATGAAGCTGTGCTCGTTTATATCTCCCATGAACTTGGCCCGTTGCTTTGGATAGATTTCTGGGTCAGGCTATTTATAACCCGGGAAAAGCAAATTTCAAAGGGCTTCTCTTTACAGCAGCTGATGTCACCGTGTCATCAGCTGCATCCCTGTGGGTACGAGAACAATGTCAGCTCTCAGCCTGCCGCATTGGTCGATGGTTGCTATAGCGATTTCCGCAGTTTGGTTGGATTCGAGGGCGTCCCTCTGGGTGCAGGTGAGCGTGGCCCTCATCCCCCCTGCCGGGTCCGGTTCACCTGCACCGACCCTGTGGGTCAGGGCTGTGAAGAGGGatgggctggggaaggaaatTAGCAGCCAATCTGAAACTCAGGATAGTGACTGCCACGGGCTTAAAATCCATGGGTCGATGGATTGGGAAGAGCTGAATAGATTTGTGTGCCCGCAGGTGTCTTAGGGAAGGTTAGCTAATCCTACGCTTCAGGAAACAACGGGATTGCAAAGGTCATAAGCACAGGCTGTTAATGAACACAGGACGGACTGTTCCCCTCTCTACCTGTGGACATGTGTTCAGGGGGActttctccctgtccccagTAGCATTGCCTGGGATGGAGTGTGCTCATGTGGCTCCTGGCTCCGTTGTATTAGGTGTCACCTCTTCCGTAGCCCTTTGTCCCTCCTTTGACTTCCCTTCCTCACCCTTCCCTACAGGAGCAGCAGGCCCTGGTGTTCCAGATGATGCAGCAAATCCAGCAGAAGAGGGAGCTGCAGCGGCTGCAGATGACGAGCTCGTCCCAGCTGTCCATGACCAGCCTCCTGGCAGCCACCTCCGCCCCCCTGCACTCCAGCACCAGCGCCCTGATGACCTCggcccctcagccgccccccagcagcagctccctcctggcctccctctccccccagcaGCT
The DNA window shown above is from Phalacrocorax aristotelis chromosome 23, bGulAri2.1, whole genome shotgun sequence and carries:
- the MLLT6 gene encoding protein AF-17 isoform X6, with product MEPIVLQYVPHDRFNKTCYICEEQGRESKAASGACMACNRHGCRQAFHVTCAQMAGLLCEEEVLEVDNVKYCGYCKYHFNKMKTSRHSGGSSFIAGRRSRSTSPAQEKHVSHHERPKKSRKDKERPKQKHKKRPESPTSLTPSSVPVATEKGSTSHHEGSKETSEVGRSEVKGKKSSSHGSSHKGKKTGSGKSSVGFSSASSSGTFQPAGTSCSNLQCSQDFVTFPKLEQDDEKYRKPVSSSSSSHCSPLYEGQKGDIFEQKVIFSGFGSIMRFSTSAVSQQRGRDASPVDYKASNPVSGPSVGSSGASGSSSSHKRMPSLSMEEGEVLKEKKHKGSKKNKHGPGRPKGGKSKEILGAQLAGSTSTSSSPFSGGSLVSSSIGNSSRSFSHTGNLPSLSMESPLLGSGIYTSNKDPISHGGGVLRAVCSTPLSSSLLAHQGTSSLPQLNRSPFASTIPASSSSVSTTQVFSLAGSTFSLPSSHIFGSPLTSGLSINPLLNQSESSRAEPDLEDCSFGCRGTSPQESLSSMSPISSLPTLFDQTVSCSSSGQLENVPQATPNIEQLLEKQGNGEAGVNIVEMLKALHSLQKENQRLQEQIMTLTAKKERLQLLNVQLSVPFPVVTSSNGPGSQAQYILPPNVCNNDSLSISKSPPCKNSFGIENSLSTSSEDPHSGCPSRSSSSLSFHSTPPPLPMLQQSPASLPLPGVQQVNGLARVAGSGLGGGTTASHSLSTVPMVDGLMGTLAGGQQMPINGILGNLNGAQAAQPPSALTQASGPPTLQLSTSLSSMPSLSPLTEQQRHVLHQHEQQLQQLQQLLTSQPLNPEQQALVFQMMQQIQQKRELQRLQMTSSSQLSMTSLLAATSAPLHSSTSALMTSAPQPPPSSSSLLASLSPQQLNPSNALLAPQATPPLSTPGNSLLASGTGIPPVLTAQTNPFLNLQADGNTPKGTSMNEKGAPLTQDKG
- the MLLT6 gene encoding protein AF-17 isoform X1, translated to MKEMVGGCCVCSDERGWAENPLVYCDGHGCNVAVHQACYGIVQVPTGPWFCRKCESQERAARVRCELCPHKDGALKRTDNGGWAHVVCALYIPEVQFANVLTMEPIVLQYVPHDRFNKTCYICEEQGRESKAASGACMACNRHGCRQAFHVTCAQMAGLLCEEEVLEVDNVKYCGYCKYHFNKMKTSRHSGGSSFIAGRRSRSTSPAQEKHVSHHERPKKSRKDKERPKQKHKKRPESPTSLTPSSVPVATEKGSTSHHEGSKETSEVGRSEVKGKKSSSHGSSHKGKKTGSGKSSVGFSSASSSGTFQPAGTSCSNLQCSQDFVTFPKLEQDDEKYRKPVSSSSSSHCSPLYEGQKGDIFEQKVIFSGFGSIMRFSTSAVSQQRGRDASPVDYKASNPVSGPSVGSSGASGSSSSHKRMPSLSMEEGEVLKEKKHKGSKKNKHGPGRPKGGKSKEILGAQLAGSTSTSSSPFSGGSLVSSSIGNSSRSFSHTGNLPSLSMESPLLGSGIYTSNKDPISHGGGVLRAVCSTPLSSSLLAHQGTSSLPQLNRSPFASTIPASSSSVSTTQVFSLAGSTFSLPSSHIFGSPLTSGLSINPLLNQSESSRAEPDLEDCSFGCRGTSPQESLSSMSPISSLPTLFDQTVSCSSSGQLENVPQATPNIEQLLEKQGNGEAGVNIVEMLKALHSLQKENQRLQEQIMTLTAKKERLQLLNVQLSVPFPVVTSSNGPGSQAQYILPPNVCNNDSLSISKSPPCKNSFGIENSLSTSSEDPHSGCPSRSSSSLSFHSTPPPLPMLQQSPASLPLPGVQQVNGLARVAGSGLGGGTTASHSLSTVPMVDGLMGTLAGGQQMPINGILGNLNGAQAAQPPSALTQASGPPTLQLSTSLSSMPSLSPLTEQQRHVLHQHEQQLQQLQQLLTSQPLNPEQQALVFQMMQQIQQKRELQRLQMTSSSQLSMTSLLAATSAPLHSSTSALMTSAPQPPPSSSSLLASLSPQQLNPSNALLAPQATPPLSTPGNSLLASGTGIPPVLTAQTNPFLNLQADGNTPKGTSMNEKGAPLTQDKG
- the MLLT6 gene encoding protein AF-17 isoform X4 — encoded protein: MKEMVGGCCVCSDERGWAENPLVYCDGHGCNVAVHQACYGIVQVPTGPWFCRKCESQERAARVRCELCPHKDGALKRTDNGGWAHVVCALYIPEVQFANVLTMEPIVLQYVPHDRFNKTCYICEEQGRESKAASGACMACNRHGCRQAFHVTCAQMAGLLCEEEVLEVDNVKYCGYCKYHFNKMKTSRHSGGSSFIAGRRSRSTSPAQEKHVSHHERPKKSRKDKERPKQKHKKRPESPTSLTPSSVPVATEKGSTSHHEGSKETSEVGRSEVKGKKSSSHGSSHKGKKTGSGKSSVGFSSASSSGTFQPAGTSCSNLQCSQDFVTFPKLEQDDEKYRKPVSSSSSSHCSPLYEGQKGDIFEQKVIFSGFGSIMRFSTSAVSQQRGRDASPVDYKASNPVSGPSVGSSGASGSSSSHKRMPSLSMEEGEVLKEKKHKGSKKNKHGPGRPKGGKSKEILGAQLAGSTSTSSSPFSGGSLVSSSIGNSSRSFSHTGNLPSLSMESPLLGSGIYTSNKDPISHGGGVLRAVCSTPLSSSLLAHQGTSSLPQLNRSPFASTIPASSSSVSTTQVFSLAGSTFSLPSSHIFGSPLTSGLSINPLLNQSESSRAEPDLEDCSFGCRGTSPQESLSSMSPISSLPTLFDQTVSCSSSGQLENVPQATPNIEQLLEKQGNGEAGVNIVEMLKALHSLQKENQRLQEQIMTLTAKKERLQLLNVQLSVPFPVVTSSNGPGSQAQYILPPNVCNNDSLSISKSPPCKNSFGIENSLSTSSEDPHSGCPSRSSSSLSFHSTPPPLPMLQQSPASLPLPGVQQVNGLARVAGSGLGGGTTASHSLSTVPMVDGLMGTLAGGQQMPINGILGNLNGAQAAQPPSALTQASGPPTLQLSTSLSSMPSLSPLTEQQRHVLHQHEQQLQQLQQLLTSQPLNPEQQALVFQMMQQIQQKRELQRLQMTSSSQLSMTSLLAATSAPLHSSTSALMTSAPQPPPSSSSLLASLSPQQLNPSNALLAPQATPPLSTPGNSLLASGTGIPPVLTAQTNPFLNLQADGNTPKGTPS